The following are from one region of the Abiotrophia defectiva ATCC 49176 genome:
- a CDS encoding M15 family metallopeptidase, which yields MQKKKLIYLLLACSMFLQASLAVQAKTSYKLPSLEEIQTINKDLKVDALIEKLPVTAHSDDPLLKLVNKNNPNADKKEPELAWDSYGNIYHQDLVKPLEDLMEAAAKDGFYYRVVSGYRSVEEQENNRNLSIQNYLAQGLSQADAESVTNQYFAPADASEHTTGLAIDLLGTEWLDNGGELEASYSETDSAKWLANNAHRFGFILRYQQNKESITGYNFEPWHFRYVGKVHAGFIYENGLTLEEYLALLAKKESN from the coding sequence ATGCAAAAGAAAAAGTTGATTTATCTCTTACTTGCCTGCAGCATGTTCTTGCAGGCTTCATTAGCTGTGCAGGCTAAAACAAGCTACAAATTGCCTAGTTTAGAAGAAATACAAACAATTAACAAAGATTTGAAAGTGGATGCTTTAATTGAAAAACTACCCGTGACCGCACATAGTGATGATCCACTGCTTAAGCTAGTTAATAAGAATAATCCTAATGCTGATAAAAAAGAACCAGAACTGGCTTGGGATAGCTACGGTAATATCTATCATCAAGACTTAGTCAAGCCCTTAGAAGACCTAATGGAAGCTGCTGCCAAGGATGGTTTCTATTATCGGGTTGTATCAGGTTATCGGTCTGTTGAAGAACAAGAAAATAACCGTAACCTTAGCATTCAAAACTATCTAGCTCAAGGCTTAAGTCAAGCCGATGCAGAGTCCGTTACCAATCAATATTTCGCGCCAGCAGATGCCTCAGAGCATACGACGGGCTTGGCTATTGATCTTCTAGGTACTGAATGGCTAGATAATGGTGGTGAACTGGAAGCAAGCTATTCAGAGACAGATTCAGCCAAATGGTTGGCTAATAATGCGCATCGTTTTGGTTTTATCCTAAGGTATCAGCAAAACAAGGAATCCATCACAGGATATAACTTTGAACCCTGGCATTTTCGTTATGTAGGTAAGGTCCATGCGGGCTTTATCTATGAGAATGGATTGACCTTAGAAGAATATCTGGCTTTATTGGCTAAGAAGGAGTCTAACTAG
- a CDS encoding YdcF family protein, whose translation MTFLFLLLLVLVSSPFFWVYWHDKRTLWLGFWFLVSGSLAGIIGIYLTFVLEWQSFAVILVILGVLFILTLMLAPLISLIALLYSGLTLIRREGFNLVNSLALMLAFGMIGYMVIWPVLASRLSLNWPIFNVIYGLMGSTIFYFAVLVGIFFVTNILNFIHFVRPRYSYIVVLGAGLNGTEVTPLLASRIDKAIKLWRRRPQEVTLIMSGGQGPDEVISEGEAMKAYALRQGVPQSAILVDNQSRNTQENLQFSYKLMEKGREDFVIVTNYYHLLRALILARRLGLKCQGYGAKTKLYFSINAFLREFIGYLTLAWGLHLALIGGLWVLTLVLSL comes from the coding sequence ATGACATTTCTATTTTTACTACTACTTGTCTTGGTCAGCTCGCCTTTCTTTTGGGTTTACTGGCATGATAAGCGAACCTTATGGTTGGGATTTTGGTTCCTAGTGTCGGGCTCATTAGCTGGTATTATTGGAATCTACTTGACCTTCGTACTAGAATGGCAATCTTTTGCTGTCATTTTGGTCATCCTGGGTGTCCTCTTCATTTTGACTTTGATGTTGGCGCCTTTGATCAGCCTAATAGCTCTCTTGTATTCAGGCCTTACCTTGATTCGGCGGGAAGGCTTCAATCTGGTTAATTCACTAGCGCTCATGCTAGCATTTGGCATGATTGGTTATATGGTCATCTGGCCTGTTCTAGCAAGTCGTTTATCACTCAATTGGCCAATCTTTAATGTCATCTATGGGCTCATGGGAAGCACTATTTTCTATTTTGCCGTCTTAGTCGGCATCTTTTTCGTTACCAACATTCTCAACTTTATCCATTTCGTACGGCCGCGCTATTCTTATATTGTGGTGCTAGGGGCTGGCTTAAATGGGACAGAAGTGACGCCCTTGCTTGCCAGTCGAATTGATAAGGCCATCAAACTCTGGCGCCGTCGCCCTCAAGAAGTGACCTTGATTATGTCGGGTGGCCAAGGTCCAGATGAAGTCATCTCAGAAGGGGAGGCGATGAAAGCTTACGCCCTTCGACAAGGCGTGCCCCAATCCGCCATTCTGGTCGACAATCAGTCTCGTAATACCCAGGAAAATCTTCAATTCTCCTATAAGCTAATGGAAAAGGGGAGAGAGGACTTTGTCATTGTCACTAACTATTATCATTTATTACGTGCCCTTATTCTGGCACGGCGCCTAGGACTTAAGTGTCAAGGTTATGGCGCCAAGACTAAGCTCTATTTTTCGATTAATGCCTTTTTACGTGAGTTTATTGGCTATCTGACCTTAGCCTGGGGCCTACATCTGGCCTTGATAGGGGGCTTGTGGGTGCTTACTCTGGTTTTATCTTTATGA